The sequence TTCGATCCGCTGCCGCGGCGTGGGGGCATGGTCATCTCGAGCGTCGCGTCGCGCCGCGGTGCGATCTCGGCTCCACGCAGCACGTGCTTGAGCTCGCGCGCACCGCCCATCACCACGATCAGGTTGCAGCCTGCCTGGCGCAGGTTGCGCGGGCTCTTGGCTTCGGGCAGCCACAGGATGGCGGTGGCGCTCCACGCCTCGGCTGCCTGCATCAAGGGGCCCACCGGGTCGTGCTTGAACTTCTTGCCGCGCGGGCCCACCAGCAGCGATTCACCGATCAGCGGGTCGTTCCATTCGGCCTCGGCGAAGCCCTGGATGTCGATCACGAAGCGCACGCCATCCGAGCGGATCACCGCCACCGGAATCACGCCGCCATTGGGCACGCTCTTGTCGAAGCGCACCGCCCATTGCGTCGGGAAACTGATCGAGCGGCGGGCACGGCGCAGCACCCGCTGCGGGCGCTCGCGCAGCTCGGCCACCACGATGAGCACCAGCCCCAGCACCGACACCGTCGCACCGGCGCCCACCACTTCCCAGGAGCTGCTCCAGAAGATGCGGGCGCACTCGAGGCCGCCGACAAAGCAGCCGAAACCCAGCAGCATCTGCGCAAGCCAGGTGACGAAGCTCTTGTTGTGCATGGCAGTCGTGGTTGCGAAGGGGATGAAGGGGGCAGAGTAAGTAACGGATTCTGTCGATCGTGACCGCGTGAACAAGAGGCGAATTCCACACTTCTTCCGAGTTCGCACCCGCGGCCAGGAAAGACAGGGAGGGAATTTCCCTCACGCGACGTGCAGGCCCACTGGGCTTTTGCAGCCGTATGACGGTGTGATCCGGCAGAATCCGTGCATGAGTGCACAAGCCGTGACCCCTGAGCTGCGCCAATGGATCATCGACCAGGCCAAGGCCGGCCGTCCGCCCGATGAAGTCCTGAAATCGATGATGGCCAGCGGCTGGCAGGAAGACGTGGCGCTCGGCGCGCTCGAAGACACCCTGACCGGTTTCCTCAAGGAGCACGCCAAGGCCAACAACCTGCCCGCGCCGGTGCCGGTGCCCGAGCCCGACCTGCTGGGCTCGCCGGCGTCCATCGTGGTCGACGGTCACGAGGTCCAGGTCCTGATGGCAATGCGCAACCCGCGTGTCATCGTCTTCGGCAACCTGCTCTCGCACGAAGAGTGCGACCAGCTCATCGCCCTCGCCAAGCCCCGGCTCGCGCGCTCCGAGACGGTGGTCACCAACACCGGTGGCAGCGAGGTCAACACGGCGCGCACGAGCGATGGCATGTTCTTCGGCCGCGGCGAGCATGCGCTGTGTTCGCGCATCGAGACGCGCATCGCCAAGCTGCTCAACTGGCCGGTCGAGAACGGCGAAGGCCTGCAGATCCTGCGCTACCGCCCGGGCGCCGAATACAAGCCGCACTACGACTACTTCGACCCCGCCCAGCCCGGCACCCCCACCATCCTCAAGCGTGGCGGCCAGCGTGTGGGCACCGTCGTCACCTACCTCAACACGCCCGAGGGGGGCGGTGGCACCACCTTCCCGGATGTGCACGTGGAGGTCGCGCCGATCAAGGGCAACGCGGTCTTCTTCAGCTACGACCGCCCGCACCCCATGACGCGCACGCTGCACGGCGGCGCGCCGGTGCTGGCCGGCGAGAAGTGGGTCGCGACCAAATGGATGCGCGAAGGCCGCTTTGAGTGACACCGTGCTGGATGCCCCGCTCGCAGGCATCCGCATCGTCGACCTGACGCGCCTGCTGCCCGGGCCCTTGGCCACGCAGCACCTTCGCGAGCTCGGCGCCGAGGTCCTCAAGGTCGAAGGCCCCGCCGACCAAGGGCAGGACGACGGCGCACGCCAGCTCTGGCGCACCGAAGCCGAGCGCCAGCAAGGCGAGCCCGGGCTGATGTTCCGCAAGCTCAACGCCGGCAAGTCGCTGTACCGGCTCGACCTGCGCACGCCCGAGGGCGTGGCCGGCCTGCACGCGCTGCTGCAAGGGGCCGACGTGCTCGTCGAAGGGTTCCGCCCCGGCGTGATGGACCGCCTGGGCCTGGGCTGGGCGGCGCTGCATGCGCGCTACCCGCGCCTCGTGATGTGCGCCATCAGCGGTTATGGCCAGCACAGCCCCTGGGCCCACCGCGCGGGGCACGACCTCAACTACGTGGCGATGGCCGGCGTGCTGGAGCAACTGGCCACGCACGAAGGCGAGGTCATCACGCCCAACTTCCAGATCGGCGACCTGATGGGCGGCACGCAGGCGGCGGTGCAGGGCATCCTCGCGGCGCTGCTCGCGGTGCAGCGCACGGGGCAGGGCCGATTCGTCGACATCTCGATGACGCACGAGGTGCTGCGCCACCACGTGCTGGCCGGCATGACGGTCACGCGCACCGGCCGGGCGCCTCAACAGGCGCGGGACCTGCTGTCGGGCGGCGCGCCGTGCTACGGCGTCTACGCCACCGCCGATGCGCGCCACCTGGCCGTGGGCGCCCTGGAGCTGCCGTTCTGGCAGCGCCTGTGCCAGGCGGTGGGCCACCCCGACTGGGCCTCACGGCACTGGTCGCTGGGGCTGGCCGTGGGCGGGCCGGAGGCCATCGCCTTGCACGGCGAGCTGATGCAGGTGTTCAAGAGCCAGCCGCTTTCGCACTGGGTGGCGCTCTTCGACGGCGTGGACTGTTGCGTGACCCCCGTGCTGCGCCTGGACGAAGCCCTGGCCCACCCACTGAATGCATCTTTCAGGGAACTTTTTTCCTGAAAACGGTCAACGGGCGCTTTCCAGGGGGCGTTGTGGACCGAGAGCACGGAATGCTCTCAACCCTTTGCAAAGGAATTTCACGTGAACAAGATCATCGCTGCCCTGGTCGCCGCCACCTTCTCGATGGGCGCTTTCGCCCAGGCCGCTTCGGCCCCCGCTCCCGCTAAGGAAGCCAAGCCGGCCGCCGCCAAGGCTGAAAAGAAGGCCGCGGCCAAGAAGACCAAGGCTGCCAAAAAGGCTGCTTCGGCTGCCTAAGCGTCACCGCTCCAAAAGGAAACCCGGCCTCGGCCGGGTTTTTTCATGGGCCTGTGAAGCCCGAGGGGCCGAGTCAGGCCCGGCGCCGTGTCGGCGGGTGTTCGCTCAACTCGCCGGGTTGCGTGATCGGGTTGAGGCCGGCAAACGGTCGGCTGTTGGCGATGCGCAGCCACTTGCGCTGCTCCCAGGTCTGCGGCCCTTCCAGGGGCCACTGCTCCACGCGGCCCTGCAGCTCGCTGCGCGGCACCCGGGTGTACGACGGCGCGCCCGGGCGCAGCAGCCACACGCTGCGGCGCAGGCGGGCCGGCAGCGACGCCTTGCCCTCCGGCACCCAGTAGATGCATTGCTTCTCGGCCCAGAAGTCGAGGCGCTCGAAGTTGACCCGGCCGGCAAAGCCGGTCTCGACGGGCAACAGCACGTATTCGTCGGGCAACTCGACCACGGCGTAGATCAGGTCGCCCGGGGTGTCGCCATGGCCGCGGTAGACGAAGACCACGCGCTCGATCTGCGCTGCGGCGAAGCGGTCGACCTCCGTGTCGTCGCGGAAGACGACCAGATCCGGGCCTTGCCAGGCGGTGTGCCAAGGGGTGCGCATGTGACTTACTCCACGGTTACTGCTGAAAGCCACGTTTTTAGCGCATGCGCCGGGGTGTGGGCGACAACCTGCAAACGGCAGAGGGGTTTTGCCCCACGCCGGGAACCATTTGTGACAACTGCGCCCGTCAATAGAGTTGTCCCGATCGGAGCACGTGAACGCCGGGCTCGCCCCGGGCCACTTCGCGCAACAGCGCCCGGGCGACCTGATCGGCTGCGATCGGGCGCAAGCTGCGCGGCAGCCAGCCCAGGAGCCTCGCGCCCCACACCTCACCGGCCCGCACCGGCTGGCCGAGTGCCTGTCGGTCGCCGACCAGCAGGGAAGGCTGCACGATGACGACGCGCTCGTAGCCGAGGGCGCTCACCGCTTCCTGCATCTCGCCCTTGACGCGGTTGTAGAAGACGCCGGACGAGGCATTCGCACCGAGCGCCGACACCACGCCCAGCCGCGTGGCACCCGCCGCGCGTGCGGCCACGGCGGTGTTGACCACCGCATCGAAGTCCACCGCACGGAATGCGGCCTGCGAACCTGCGACCTTGATGGTGGTGCCGAGCGCGATGAACACGTCGTCGACCGGTGGCAGCGGCGGCAGCGACGCGAAGTCGACCACGTGCGGCTGCAGCTTGCCGGCGGCCGCGAGCTCGGGCACCGGGCGGCGCAGCAGCGCGTGCACCTGCGCGTAGCGCGGGGAGGCGAGCAGCATCGGCAGCAGCTCCCGCCCGACCAGCCCGGTGGCGCCGGCGATCAGCGCATGGCGGGCGGTGTCGGGTGAACTGGGCATGGCGGCCCGGGCTTAGCGCTTGGGCGAGGTCAGCCGGGGTTGCGGCCGGCCCGAGCCTTCACGGCGCGGCTCCGGCCGCGGGCCTTGCGGCTTGGGCGTCGGCGCACGGCCAGCCCCCGAGGGTGCTGGCCGCGGCGGGTGGCTCGAAGCGCCGGCATTGCGCGGTTGCGCTTGTCCGTGCGATGGCGCCGGGGCCCGCGGCGCAGGCTTCTGCTCCTGGCGGCCTTGCGCCGGCCGGCCGTGGCCACCGCCGGCGTTTCCGCCGCGCGATCCGCCACCGCCGCCCCCATGGCGATGCCCGCCACCACCGCCACGCTTGACGCCTTCACCGATCGTCATGCGGCCGAGCACGATGGGCTCGGGCCTTTCGCTCGGGTGCGGCTCGAAGCCGGGGATGATTTCCTTCGGGATCTCGCGCTTGATGAGCTTCTCGATGTCGCGCAGGAAGATGTTCTCGTCCACGCACACCAGCGACACCGCCTCGCCCTGCGCACCGGCGCGGCCGGTGCGGCCGATGCGGTGCACGTAGTCCTCGGGCACGTTGGGCAGCTCGAAGTTGACGACGTGGGGCAGCTGGTCGATGTCGATGCCACGTGCGGCGATGTCGGTGGCCACCAGCACCTGCAGCTCGCCGCTCTTGAAGTCGGCCAGCGCCTTGGTGCGCGCGCTCTGGCTCTTGTTGCCGTGGATGGCCATCGCGCTGATGTCCTGCTTCAGCAGGAATTCGACGAGGCGATTGGCTCCGTGCTTCATGCGGGTGAAGACCAGCACCTGGTGCCAATCGTTTTCCTTGATCAGGTGCGCGAGCAGCTCCTTCTTCATCTCGCGGCCGACCGGGTGCACCTTCTGCGCGATGGCGTCGTTGGTCTGGTTGCGGCGGGCCACTTCCACCAGCGCCGGCTTGTTGAGCAGGCGATCGGCGAGCGTCTTGATCTCGTCGCTGAAGGTGGCCGAGAAGAGCAGGCTCTGCTTCTGCTGCGGCAGGAGGGCGAGCACCTTCTTGATGTCGTGGATGAAGCCCATGTCGAGCATGCGATCGGCCTCGTCCAGCACGAAGATCTCGATGTGGCTGAGGTCGAGCGTGCGCTGTTGTGCGTGGTCGAGCAGGCGGCCCGGCGTCGCGACGAGGATGTCGACGCCCTTCTTGAGCTTGTCGATCTGCGGCTGCATGCCGACGCCGCCAAACATCACCATCGAGGTGAGCTTGGTGTGCTTGCCGTAGTTGCGCACGCTTTCCTCGACCTGCGCCGCGAGCTCGCGGGTGGGCGTGAGGATCAGCGCGCGGATCGGCAGGCGGCCGCGCGCGTCGCGCACCGAGGGCTTTTGCATCAGGCGGTGCAGCATCGGCAGCGTGAAGCCGGCGGTCTTGCCGGTGCCGGTCTGTGCGCCGCCGAGCAGGTCACCGCCTTGCAGCACGACGGGAATGGCTTGCGCCTGGATGGGGGTGGGAGTGTCGTAGCCCTGTTCGTGAACGGCACGCAGCAGCGGCTCGGCCAGGCCGAGAGAATCAAAAGACATGGATAAGGGGAAGAACGATCGGCCTGTCGCTTGAGTGCCAAGCGCCAGTCGCAGGCAGAGGGGGAAGGGGAGCCGGGCGGAGCCTCTCGGGCCGGGCTGGCTCATGTCAGAACTGACAGCGGCGCAGTGACTGGGCCTGCGACGGTGCCGCGATTCTAGCCGCCGTGCCCTTTCACGCCGGGGCCGTGTGGGCTTGCTGCGACGCGGGCCGTGCACTGATCCACACCGTGGCCATGCCCAGGAGGCCCAGCGGCACGCTCAGCCACGCGAGGTGCTGCATGCCCACCACCGACGAGGCCGCACCGCCCACCGCGGCGCCAAGCGCCGTGCCCACGTAGACCATCGAGCTGTTGAGCGAGAAGAGCAGCGGCGCCTGCGTCGGTGACAACACCGCAAGCCGTGTCTGTTGCGGGGCCATCATCCCGAAGCCGGCGACCGTCCACAGCATGAAGGTCGCGAGCATCGCGGCGTAGTGGCCCTGCGTGAGCGGCACCAGCGCCATCGTGACGACCATCAGCACGAGCTGCGCCATCAGCGTCTTGCGCGGGCCGAAGCGGTCGTTGGCCCAGCCGCCGAGCAGCGTGCCCACCACGCCGGCCACGCCGAAGAGCATGAGCGTGGCTGAGAGGCGATCGCCCGACATGGGGAAGAGCGCCTGCAGCACCGGCGCGATGTACGACCACACGATGAAGATCGCCATGAAGTAGAGCGCGGTGAGCGAGAGGATCCACCACGCAGCGGCGTTCTTCAGCACGCTCGACAGCCCGGCGAAACTCACCGTCGGCGCCGCCAGCTGCCTCGGCAGCACGAGCGCGAGCGTCGCGGCCGCCACGAGCGCCATGCCCATCACCAGCACGAAGGGCCAAGGCCAGCCGTAGCGCAACGCGAGCCACGCGCCGAGCGGCACGCCGATCACGTGGCTCAAGCTCATGCCGAGGAAGATGAACGACAGCGCACGGCCGCGCTTCTCCGGCTCGACGAGTGCGACGGTGATGCCCGCCGCGAGCGGCGTGAACATCGCGCCCACGCCCATCAGCACACGGCCTGCGAAAAGGACGAGAACGTGCGTCGCCAGCGCACACACCAGGCTGCCGCCGGCAAACATCAGCAAGCCTGCGCACATCGCGGAACGCCGCGACCAGCGCGACGTGGCGATCAGCGCCAGCGGCGTGAGCCCCGCGGTGGCGAGCGCGTAGACCGTCATCGCCTGCCCGGCCGAAGCCACGCTCACGCCGAGCCCGCGCGAGAGCGGCTCGAGGATGCCGCTCACGACGAAGGCGCCCGTGCCGATGACGAGGTTGCACAGGCTGAGCAGGATCAGAAGGCGCGGCATGAGAGGCGTCAGAAGGCGAAGAGCGGCGACCGTAGCAGAAAGGACCTGTCGCCGCTGTCACCACGCCATCGTTGCTGCCAGCCTCCCGACAGGTCGTCATCCATCGGAGGGACGAGCCCCCCGTAACGAGGGGTGCGTGATCCGTGCCCGCGTCGGTTCACGTCTTTCCAGGCAAGCCGTCTCGTGGTGAGCCGGCGCAAGCCGGGAGAACCGACATGAGCATCAAGGCGAAGGCAGCCCTCGATGCCGCAACCGCGTTCATCCCATAGGAGGACCCTCATGACACGCACCCTTCCCCGCGCCGTGGCCCTGGCCGCGGCGCTCTCGGTGGCCATCGCCACCACGGCGCAAGCCGCCTCACCGGCGGCCAGTGCCTGCCCCGACTACTTCTTCCTGAGCGGCAACCTCGCGCTCAACCCGAACTTCGAGGTGCCCGCGCCCGGCGTGCCCATCGGCACCGCCAAGTGCTGGCAGAACGGCGATCCGTCGCCCGTCACCTCGGCTGCGGCCCACTGGCAGATGCACAGCAGCAACGCCGGCGCGCCGGTGTGCTCCACGCTGGTCGCCGGCAGCGCGCCCGGCCCGGGCGGCAGCTACCTCCTCGCCTTCCGCGCCGGCGGCAACGAAGGCGGCATCTACCAGAGCCATGCGCTCGACCCGAAGAAGGCCTACATGTTCTCGGTGTGGGTGATGGTGCGCAGCGGCCAGGTCGCCATCCAGTCGCGCGCGATGACGGGCGGCCCGGTGGCGTGGACCAGCAAGATCGGCGAGTGGGAGCAGCTGCGCGTCTGCACCAACTCGCTGTCGAACACCGACATGCTGGTCGTCTTCAACCAGGCGGCCAACGGCGGCCTCTTCTACGTGGACCGCGCCGAGCTGCGCGAGATCCCCATCCGGGAGTGACGCCATGACAAGCCTTCTGCGAATCGTCGTCGCGGCCATCGTGGCCGTGGCCTGCACCTACCTCGCGGCCTGCGGCGGGGCCTCGCCCGCCAGCGGCTACGCCGACGAACTCACCGAGCCGGCGCCGGCGTCTGCCACCCGTGGCAGCACGCTCGGCGACCTGCCTGATGGACCCACCGAGACAAGGAGCACCCCATGAAGACGCTGTTTCTCATCGCCGCGCTGCTCGTCTGCAGTGCCAGCACCCTCGCCAAGAAAAAAAACGAAATCATGACCGACCGCTGCAGCCACGAGGTCACGATCGTGAACTGGGGCAACGGCCCCCACCCCTCCGGCGACCCCGTCTTCCTGAAGCGCCACAACGGCAAGACGGACTGGACGCCGCCCTTCACCGTGAAGCTCAGCGAAGACGGGTACATCCGCTGGTGGTGCCACTCCACCAAGGGCAACGCCTTCGACGCCGGCACCTGGCGCGTCAGGAACATCCACGGCGGCTTCGGCTGCAAGCTCTACGCCGACAACACGGCCGAAGACTGCGGGCCCAACGCGAGCTTCGACGTCGGCTCGTCGGAGTGGAAGGGCTGGACGGCCGAGCGCTCACGTTGCAAGAACCGCTCGAACAAGATCCGCGCCCGCCTCGATGGCGGCCGCAAGCTGCTCATCGAGTGCCT comes from Piscinibacter sp. HJYY11 and encodes:
- a CDS encoding 2OG-Fe(II) oxygenase, which gives rise to MSAQAVTPELRQWIIDQAKAGRPPDEVLKSMMASGWQEDVALGALEDTLTGFLKEHAKANNLPAPVPVPEPDLLGSPASIVVDGHEVQVLMAMRNPRVIVFGNLLSHEECDQLIALAKPRLARSETVVTNTGGSEVNTARTSDGMFFGRGEHALCSRIETRIAKLLNWPVENGEGLQILRYRPGAEYKPHYDYFDPAQPGTPTILKRGGQRVGTVVTYLNTPEGGGGTTFPDVHVEVAPIKGNAVFFSYDRPHPMTRTLHGGAPVLAGEKWVATKWMREGRFE
- a CDS encoding CaiB/BaiF CoA-transferase family protein; protein product: MLDAPLAGIRIVDLTRLLPGPLATQHLRELGAEVLKVEGPADQGQDDGARQLWRTEAERQQGEPGLMFRKLNAGKSLYRLDLRTPEGVAGLHALLQGADVLVEGFRPGVMDRLGLGWAALHARYPRLVMCAISGYGQHSPWAHRAGHDLNYVAMAGVLEQLATHEGEVITPNFQIGDLMGGTQAAVQGILAALLAVQRTGQGRFVDISMTHEVLRHHVLAGMTVTRTGRAPQQARDLLSGGAPCYGVYATADARHLAVGALELPFWQRLCQAVGHPDWASRHWSLGLAVGGPEAIALHGELMQVFKSQPLSHWVALFDGVDCCVTPVLRLDEALAHPLNASFRELFS
- a CDS encoding NAD(P)H-binding protein; this translates as MPSSPDTARHALIAGATGLVGRELLPMLLASPRYAQVHALLRRPVPELAAAGKLQPHVVDFASLPPLPPVDDVFIALGTTIKVAGSQAAFRAVDFDAVVNTAVAARAAGATRLGVVSALGANASSGVFYNRVKGEMQEAVSALGYERVVIVQPSLLVGDRQALGQPVRAGEVWGARLLGWLPRSLRPIAADQVARALLREVARGEPGVHVLRSGQLY
- a CDS encoding DEAD/DEAH box helicase: MSFDSLGLAEPLLRAVHEQGYDTPTPIQAQAIPVVLQGGDLLGGAQTGTGKTAGFTLPMLHRLMQKPSVRDARGRLPIRALILTPTRELAAQVEESVRNYGKHTKLTSMVMFGGVGMQPQIDKLKKGVDILVATPGRLLDHAQQRTLDLSHIEIFVLDEADRMLDMGFIHDIKKVLALLPQQKQSLLFSATFSDEIKTLADRLLNKPALVEVARRNQTNDAIAQKVHPVGREMKKELLAHLIKENDWHQVLVFTRMKHGANRLVEFLLKQDISAMAIHGNKSQSARTKALADFKSGELQVLVATDIAARGIDIDQLPHVVNFELPNVPEDYVHRIGRTGRAGAQGEAVSLVCVDENIFLRDIEKLIKREIPKEIIPGFEPHPSERPEPIVLGRMTIGEGVKRGGGGGHRHGGGGGGSRGGNAGGGHGRPAQGRQEQKPAPRAPAPSHGQAQPRNAGASSHPPRPAPSGAGRAPTPKPQGPRPEPRREGSGRPQPRLTSPKR
- a CDS encoding MFS transporter, which gives rise to MPRLLILLSLCNLVIGTGAFVVSGILEPLSRGLGVSVASAGQAMTVYALATAGLTPLALIATSRWSRRSAMCAGLLMFAGGSLVCALATHVLVLFAGRVLMGVGAMFTPLAAGITVALVEPEKRGRALSFIFLGMSLSHVIGVPLGAWLALRYGWPWPFVLVMGMALVAAATLALVLPRQLAAPTVSFAGLSSVLKNAAAWWILSLTALYFMAIFIVWSYIAPVLQALFPMSGDRLSATLMLFGVAGVVGTLLGGWANDRFGPRKTLMAQLVLMVVTMALVPLTQGHYAAMLATFMLWTVAGFGMMAPQQTRLAVLSPTQAPLLFSLNSSMVYVGTALGAAVGGAASSVVGMQHLAWLSVPLGLLGMATVWISARPASQQAHTAPA